The DNA window GAAGATACAGGTGTAATGACTAAAGTAGAATTGGAAGCACGTAACGAAGTTAAATGGGAAACTTACACTAAGAAGATTCAAATTGAAGCTCGTGTGTTAGGTGACTTAGCCATGAACCACATTATTCCAATGGCAACAAAATATCAGTCACAACTGATTGACAATGTATATAAAATGAAAGACCTGTTCCCAGGAGAAAAAGCAAATACACTTTCTGCTAAGAACCTTGAAATCATTGAAGACATTGCTAAGAGAACAATCTTCATCAAAGAAAAAGTTGATGAAATGATTGAAACTCGTAAGGTGGCTAATATTATTGAAGAAGAACGTGAAAAAGCTATTGCATACCACGATAAAATCGTTCCTATGCTAGAAGAAATCCGTTACCATATTGACAAATTAGAATTAATAGTCGATGACCAATTATGGACATTGCCTAAATATAGAGAATTGTTATTCATTAGATAATTCTCAATAGAGTTATCTATTTCTTTTGTTGGTTGTTTTAAGTTTGCAAAAGGGGACGCTGTGAAGCATCCCCTTTTCATTTTTTTAAATCAGCTAAAATCTACTTTCCTAGAAAATTCTTTCCCATATATTGGTTAAAAGCATCTTTATATTGTTCGCCAATAGGTACGTATACCTGCCCTCCCATTATAATCCGACTTTTGGATATTTCTATGATTTTCTGCAAATTAATAATGTATGAACGATGCACTCTCATAAACTTGCCTGCAGGTAATCGTTCTTCCATAATTTTCATACTTAAAAGAGACATAATAGGCTTTTCCTGAACAAGATGAATACGTACATATTCACTCATACTTTCAATATAGATGATAGAGTCTACATCCAACCTTACTATTCTATATTCAGTTTTAACAAACAAATGTTTATCATCATCCATTTGTTTATGCGACAACATAAGCAGTTCGTGCTGCTGCTTTACTTTATTGACCGATTTAAGAAAATCGTTATAACTGAACGGTTTCAATAAATAATCCAGAGCATCTACTTTAAACCCTTCAATGGCATATTCAGAATAAGCTGTAGTAAAAACAATCAGTGGTCTGTTTACCAAAGAACGCACAAAATCAAGCCCGTTTAAATCGGGCATATTAATATCAACAAACATTAAGTCAATATCATCATTTGAGATAGCCTCCATTGCTTCATAGGCACTACTACAAGATTTTATGAGTTCAAGAAACGGCACCTTATTTATGTAATTAGCAATTTGTGTAAGCGCCAGCGGTTCATCATCAACAGCAATACATCTTATCATAATAATGGTATAATTAGTAATACACTAAATTCGTCAACTGTAGAATCAATCTTCAATGTATAATTGTCAGGATACAGCAGATTCAAACGTTTTCTCACGTTTTCCAGACCTATACCTTGTTCATTTTCATGAGATATTTGATCGCAGTTACTGTTTGTTACTAAACATTCAATATCTCTCTCATTTACCTGAAGACTAAAGTTTATATATGAATCCTTCCGATAACTGATGCCATGCTTAAATGCATTTTCAAGAAATGAAATAAACAGCAACGGAGGAATTTGTACTGACGGAATAACTTCCGGAAGATAAAGTTTTATGTTCACCTTATCTATATACCTGAGCTTCATCAGTTCAATATAATTCTGAATAAAAAAAACTTCTTTCTCAAGACTGATAGTTGGCTGACTGGAATCATACAAAACATATCTCATCATTTTGGAGAGCCCTATAACTGTTTCTTTAGCCTTTTCTGTATCAATATCTATCAATGCATGAATATTATTAAGTGTATTCATGAAAAAATGAGGATTTATCTGATGCTTTAGATAAGCCAGTTCCGTTTCCAGATTGTGCTTTTCGAGCTCCTTTAATCTATGTGCATCTCTGATTGACTGGAATAGTAATTTTATAGCAATATTAAATCCAACAATAAGAATTGCAATTATAAAATTATTCATGAAAAACCCTACAAAAGGCATACGCAAAAAGCTTTTCTGACGAGGGCCAAAAGGTTCCTTTTTATCTTTATCACCTGGAATATTACGGGGAACAGGCTGTGCAGCTTTATCACCCATAGAGTCCAGTGGCTTAAATTTATCATCATGAGGAAGCAGTGGCCCCGATTTCCATTCGTTTCTAGTCCACGGTTCCGGACCTTTATGCGGATTAAAAAAGCCATTAGGCAAAAAAGATGTTGCCAGACAAATAGTAACAACAACCGAAGCAAGATAAAGCCACCATTTCTTTTTAAAAAACAGTAGTGGCATGAGCAGGTAGTTATTCACAAGAAAAATTAAAAGGAAAGGAATCATCCCTTCCCAGATATGAAATATATCAAACCAGCTAAATGACGAATTTTGCTTATAAACATCATCAATAAATGGTACTATAAGCAAAATCAACCAAATAACTACATAGATAAAATTCTCTAAAATCTGCTGTTTCTTTTCTGTGTTAATCATGTTATAACATGTTATTATAACAAATATACAACTTTAATATTACTCCTAATCACAATCATTGGATTAACTAAAACTTATGCGAGTAACCAATACCTATAATATGACTATTGGTTTCATCCTCATCTTCGTCAAAGTTTACGTATTTATAATATAAATCCAATGAATTCTTATTATTGATTTTATATTTCGTTCCCAAAATAAATCCAATTTTATCTAATCCATTCCCGGTTTTATTATTGAGTGAATTATAAAACTCACAAGACGTGTATGGCTCAAAACTAGAGTCTTTTATATTATAGCTAAGACCAACCTTACTACGAATATACTGTTTCGGATTAGCTCTTGTCGACATTTCAGATACACCTTGTCGGTAAGTGCTTTGAAACCTTTCACGCAAAGAAATGGTAAAACGATTAAATTCATAACTTCCTTGAACGAAGAAATAATAACGATGTCTTATTTCCCAATCCTTAGTGGGATGATTATAATTAATTAAATTATATGCTCCACCAGCTTTTAAATAAGGGCAGAACTTGTAAGAGAGTTGTAAAGCTGTAGAAAAGCGATCTATTTCATTAAGATTATCCCGGAGACGAAACTCTTCCTCTAATGACACTTCCAGCTTAGGAACAATCTTCTTTGTTACTTCCACACTGGTATACATACCCAAATCATCGCTTTGTGCAAAAGAAAGTGTACTACCAAGCAAAGTAGCAAACAAACATGCTATTCTTACTATTTTCATATATTACTATATTTATATTATTCGTCGTCTTTAGGAAGCCTTGTCATAGTGTCTATAGTATTAATTTCATCGTGCAATGGCTCATAATAAATCTTTAGATACGCTGTATCACGAAGAAAGTCAAGATGCCCTACTTCTACCTTCAAAATATCAATTCCGGTTCGTTTCTTTAAATCATCCATTAATTCTTCATATTTGTCGGGAGTTATAAGACTTATTTTATCGTACAAAATGAGTTTGCATGATGTATGTTTCAGCCAGCGACTACTTTCTAAAGCCCAAGTTATCAAAACAAACAAAATATTAGTTGCAAATAATTCTGCATAACTTATCTGAACAGCAACAGCATTGATAACAGACACAGCAATAATTAAAAACAGATAAGTCATTTCTCTGATAGGTACCGATTTGGTTCTGTACCTTATTATTCCAAAAATAGCAAAGACACCTAAAGCAAAACCAATTTTTATTTTAACACTATTAAGCAAGAATATAAGTAAAAACACACTTACATTGATAAGCGAAAACGTAAAATAGTAGTCTCTTCTTCTACTTTTGGGATAATAGAAAAAATGAATGATAGAAGTTACTACAACAAAGTTAATAAGGAAGCGTATTATCAGCTGTCCAAAACCATTAGCATCAAGTAATGGAGTTCCAAGAAGATCAATATTACTCATCCATTCAGAAAGTGTATCCATAAGATTTATTTGTTAATTTATTTATTTGTATTAATTTGCTTTTGAATCGATTATATTTCAAAGACGGATTGGTTAGAACAGCTCCAAGGCAGTATTTGCTAACACTAACCTGCCTGATTCTTTCTCTATTCAATATTTCTCTTACAGGAGAATAAGACTCTCCTTCCTGCTTAACTTCAACAATTATAAAATCAGAAATTGCCTCTTCCTTTTTTGTTTCCAGATTCAGGAAATTGATGTCACAATCTAACGTCAGACGTTCTGTTTTACAGCGATTGACTAATGTTATGCGATAGAAATTATTTTCGAGTACAGGAAACAGGTTATCCAATTCATATCTGGAATGAGAATGTAGAAACTCTGCATTCTTTTCAACTCTGAAATGGTCTTTGTTCTTAATGCCGGTCCTGACCTTTCGTGTTTGTCCTTTATTGTTTTTATGCTTCACCTCCAGAAAAGTCAGATCAGAATCTACATATTCTCTTATCCTTATTTTTTCTCTGTCGGTCTTCCCGTTTTGATGAGCAATGAACATATCATCTGCAGGAGTATCCAAATAAGTTGTGTGGTAATTATTAACTCGTTTGCCATTAATATCCTGAACGAAATATTCATCCTTTATCTTTTTAAGAAAAGGTTCAAAACGTTCTGTGGGAATAATAAACTTAGTATCAATCCTATTCATTAATCGAACAGCATCCATTTCTTCCAGAGAAATGGGAGGCATTTCGTTTAACAACTGTATAATTTCTGAACGCATCTATTTAAGTGATTTTTGATAGAATTAGTCTATTCATAATACTTTTCTCATTACGAATGTATTACAATACGACAAACCATCAAAAAGCAATCAACGAACGGATGCTTTTTATCAGCAAAAGTGGAATATATTAAAATTAGTAGGCTCTGAAGATAATAGCCTTACCTGTGGTATGAATAATAAAGCGGTCGGATAAGGAAGCATTAAGAGTTCCTTGCCACCACCGTTTTAAAGAAGGAAGAGTATATTGGAGTCCTTCCTGATACATATCAGCATCAGAAAGATTAAAAATAGAGACTTGCTGGCCAGGATAGCTTTCAAATTCACTATCTTCTGATATAGGAGTAAACACACCATAATCGGTTACCATTTCTACATCTGCCTGATCCATATAATCAGCCAGTAGACTAATGTTTCCTAATGTATGATCTTCTCTTTTTCCTGTTGCACCAAGAATAAGCAAGTCCTTTTTATTTTGTTGCAGGCAGTAATTAAATGCTTTGGTCAGATCGTTTGTTTCCTGATCGGGAATAGAGTGAAGAATATGTGCAAATTGCTTTTTGTTTAATTTTGAAAGAGAATCTCCGTCACCAACTATAGCAACGGGAATTCTTCCTTTACTGACAAACTCATCAGTAGCTCCATCGCAGCAAACCACATAGTCTGTTTTAGTCAAAAGAGCTA is part of the uncultured Bacteroides sp. genome and encodes:
- a CDS encoding LytTR family DNA-binding domain-containing protein — translated: MIRCIAVDDEPLALTQIANYINKVPFLELIKSCSSAYEAMEAISNDDIDLMFVDINMPDLNGLDFVRSLVNRPLIVFTTAYSEYAIEGFKVDALDYLLKPFSYNDFLKSVNKVKQQHELLMLSHKQMDDDKHLFVKTEYRIVRLDVDSIIYIESMSEYVRIHLVQEKPIMSLLSMKIMEERLPAGKFMRVHRSYIINLQKIIEISKSRIIMGGQVYVPIGEQYKDAFNQYMGKNFLGK
- a CDS encoding histidine kinase, with the protein product MINTEKKQQILENFIYVVIWLILLIVPFIDDVYKQNSSFSWFDIFHIWEGMIPFLLIFLVNNYLLMPLLFFKKKWWLYLASVVVTICLATSFLPNGFFNPHKGPEPWTRNEWKSGPLLPHDDKFKPLDSMGDKAAQPVPRNIPGDKDKKEPFGPRQKSFLRMPFVGFFMNNFIIAILIVGFNIAIKLLFQSIRDAHRLKELEKHNLETELAYLKHQINPHFFMNTLNNIHALIDIDTEKAKETVIGLSKMMRYVLYDSSQPTISLEKEVFFIQNYIELMKLRYIDKVNIKLYLPEVIPSVQIPPLLFISFLENAFKHGISYRKDSYINFSLQVNERDIECLVTNSNCDQISHENEQGIGLENVRKRLNLLYPDNYTLKIDSTVDEFSVLLIIPLL
- a CDS encoding DUF2490 domain-containing protein — protein: MKIVRIACLFATLLGSTLSFAQSDDLGMYTSVEVTKKIVPKLEVSLEEEFRLRDNLNEIDRFSTALQLSYKFCPYLKAGGAYNLINYNHPTKDWEIRHRYYFFVQGSYEFNRFTISLRERFQSTYRQGVSEMSTRANPKQYIRSKVGLSYNIKDSSFEPYTSCEFYNSLNNKTGNGLDKIGFILGTKYKINNKNSLDLYYKYVNFDEDEDETNSHIIGIGYSHKF
- a CDS encoding DUF4956 domain-containing protein, with the translated sequence MDTLSEWMSNIDLLGTPLLDANGFGQLIIRFLINFVVVTSIIHFFYYPKSRRRDYYFTFSLINVSVFLLIFLLNSVKIKIGFALGVFAIFGIIRYRTKSVPIREMTYLFLIIAVSVINAVAVQISYAELFATNILFVLITWALESSRWLKHTSCKLILYDKISLITPDKYEELMDDLKKRTGIDILKVEVGHLDFLRDTAYLKIYYEPLHDEINTIDTMTRLPKDDE
- a CDS encoding polyphosphate polymerase domain-containing protein, whose translation is MRSEIIQLLNEMPPISLEEMDAVRLMNRIDTKFIIPTERFEPFLKKIKDEYFVQDINGKRVNNYHTTYLDTPADDMFIAHQNGKTDREKIRIREYVDSDLTFLEVKHKNNKGQTRKVRTGIKNKDHFRVEKNAEFLHSHSRYELDNLFPVLENNFYRITLVNRCKTERLTLDCDINFLNLETKKEEAISDFIIVEVKQEGESYSPVREILNRERIRQVSVSKYCLGAVLTNPSLKYNRFKSKLIQINKLTNKSYGYTF
- a CDS encoding thiamine diphosphokinase, which gives rise to MKKYPLLTIAKNPSAIILANGDFPVHPLPLALLTKTDYVVCCDGATDEFVSKGRIPVAIVGDGDSLSKLNKKQFAHILHSIPDQETNDLTKAFNYCLQQNKKDLLILGATGKREDHTLGNISLLADYMDQADVEMVTDYGVFTPISEDSEFESYPGQQVSIFNLSDADMYQEGLQYTLPSLKRWWQGTLNASLSDRFIIHTTGKAIIFRAY